Sequence from the Piscinibacter sp. HJYY11 genome:
GTGGGGTAGCAGCCGGGGTTCGAGACCCGCGTGGCCTGCGCGATGCGCTGGGCCTGGCGATCGTCCATCTCGGGGAAGCCATACACCCAGCCCGGCGCAGTGCGGTGCGCCGAGCTCGCATCGATCACGTGCACAGCCGGGTTGTGGATCATCGCCACCGCCTCGCGCGCCGCGTCGTCGGGCAGGCAGAGGATGGCGATGTCGCAATGGTTCAGCGCCTCGGCGCGGGCGCCGGGGTGCTTGCGGCGGTCGGCGCGCAGGGTCAGCACGCGCAGGGCGGTTCGGCCCTGCAGGCGGGCGTGGATCTGCAGGCCGGTCGTGCCCTGGTCGCCGTCGATGAAGACAACAGGTGTCATGTGCGCCTCGTGCGGGATGTCGATGGGATGGCGAGATCTTGGTCGCCGCGCATGATTAAGAAAAGTTGCTTTTCACAATCGCCATCTTCAGAATTCACGAACCATGCGTGAACTCGACCTTGACCGCCTGCGCACCCTCGTCACCATCGCCGACCTCGGCTCGTTTGCCGCTGCCGCGCGTGCGCTGCACCTCGCGCCGCCGACGGTGAGCCTGCATGTGTCGGAGCTGGAATCGCGCCTCGACACGCCGCTGCTCCTGCGCAACCGCGGCCAGGTCGCGCCCACCGGACCCGGCGCCGCGCTGATCGAGCGCGCGCGCCGCCTGCTGGCCGATGCCGACGCTGCGCTCGACGAAGTGCAGCGACTGGTGGAGGGGCGCACCGGCCGCGTGCGCGTGGGCGCGTCGACCGGCGTGCTCGCCCACCTGCTGCCGCAGGCACTGGAGGCGCTGTCGCGCGACCACCCCGGCATCGACGTGCAGGTGGCCGTGCTCACCTCGCAGGAGACCATGGCCCGCCTGGCCGGCGGCACCCTCGACATCGGCCTGGTCGCGCTGCCGCAGGCCGCGGGCGCGGGCCTCAAGGTGCAGCCCTGGCGGCGCGACCCGGTGATGGCCTTCGTGCCCGCCTCCTGGAAGGCCCCGAGCCACGCCACGCCCGCCTGGCTCGCACAGCAGCCGCTGATCCTGAACGACGCGAGCACGCGGCTCTCGCGGCTCACCGCTGAATGGTTCGCCGAAGCCGGCGAGCAGCCGCGCCCGCGCATCGAGCTCAACTACAACGATGCGATCAAGAGCCTGGTCGCGGCCGGCTACGGCGCGGCGCTGCTGCCGCACGAGGCCACCGCCGCACAGGTCGACCAGCGCATCGCCATGCTGCCGCTGCGGCCGAAGCTGTGGCGCCCGCTCGGCATCGCCCACCGCAGCGGCGCGCGGGAGCCGTCGACCGAGCTCGTGCTGGACGTGCTCTGGCGCCTGCGCCAGGCCTAGGGCCTGCCCTAGACCGACGCCGCGCGCCGGAGCTGCGCGCCCAGCGGCGCGAACCGCTTGCGGTACTGCGCCGGCGTCAGCGCCACCCTGCGGCGGAAGAGGCGCCCGAAGAAGCTTGCGTCCTGGTAGCCAACTTCGAGCGCGATGGCCTCGACCGGCAGGTCGGTCGACTCCAGCATCTGCTTGGCCTCTTCCAGCCGCACGGTGTGCACGTACTCGAGCGGCGTC
This genomic interval carries:
- a CDS encoding LysR family transcriptional regulator translates to MRELDLDRLRTLVTIADLGSFAAAARALHLAPPTVSLHVSELESRLDTPLLLRNRGQVAPTGPGAALIERARRLLADADAALDEVQRLVEGRTGRVRVGASTGVLAHLLPQALEALSRDHPGIDVQVAVLTSQETMARLAGGTLDIGLVALPQAAGAGLKVQPWRRDPVMAFVPASWKAPSHATPAWLAQQPLILNDASTRLSRLTAEWFAEAGEQPRPRIELNYNDAIKSLVAAGYGAALLPHEATAAQVDQRIAMLPLRPKLWRPLGIAHRSGAREPSTELVLDVLWRLRQA